One part of the Sporosarcina ureae genome encodes these proteins:
- the cydB gene encoding cytochrome d ubiquinol oxidase subunit II: MPLSDIWFILIGVLFTGFIFLEGFDFGVGMSTKFLARNDLEKRVVMNTIGPVWDANEVWLITAGGAMFAAFPHWYATAFSGFYLPFVVLLLAFIIRGVAFEFRNKVDSKAWVKTWDWAVFIGSILPPFLFGVFFTSLIRGLPIDGDMNMYASFTDFVNVYTVIGGVTFVLLSYLHGLLFIGLKTVDELRERANTAARKVYALTGVFLVLFIIFTYLDTDAFTDHGAILIPLYSLAVILYGLLFFFLKTKREGLSFTMTGLVLIIVMANFFIALFPNVMISSMDPAFNMSIAEAASGEYSLKIMTIVAFTMVPIVLAYTIWSYYVFRKRLTGDKEHLEY, encoded by the coding sequence ATGCCATTAAGTGATATCTGGTTTATATTGATCGGTGTCCTCTTCACAGGATTTATCTTTTTGGAAGGGTTTGACTTTGGTGTAGGAATGAGCACGAAGTTCCTAGCACGTAATGATTTGGAAAAGCGGGTCGTGATGAATACAATCGGACCTGTTTGGGATGCGAATGAAGTGTGGCTGATTACTGCAGGGGGCGCGATGTTTGCAGCTTTCCCACACTGGTATGCGACAGCGTTCAGTGGGTTTTATCTTCCTTTCGTCGTCCTGTTATTGGCTTTCATCATACGAGGCGTTGCCTTTGAGTTTCGCAATAAAGTGGATTCAAAAGCTTGGGTCAAAACATGGGACTGGGCTGTTTTCATCGGTAGTATCTTACCACCATTCCTATTTGGGGTGTTCTTCACGAGTTTAATCCGTGGATTACCGATTGATGGAGACATGAACATGTATGCGAGCTTTACCGATTTCGTAAATGTCTACACAGTTATTGGCGGTGTGACGTTTGTTCTATTATCGTATTTGCACGGGTTGCTGTTCATTGGATTGAAAACGGTAGACGAGTTACGAGAGCGAGCAAATACAGCGGCACGTAAAGTGTATGCATTGACGGGCGTGTTCCTCGTATTGTTCATCATCTTCACATATTTGGACACAGACGCCTTTACAGATCATGGAGCTATTTTGATTCCTCTGTATAGTTTGGCGGTTATATTGTACGGTTTACTGTTCTTCTTCTTGAAAACTAAACGAGAAGGACTGAGCTTTACAATGACTGGTTTAGTGTTAATCATTGTTATGGCTAACTTTTTCATCGCGCTATTCCCGAATGTGATGATCAGCTCAATGGATCCTGCATTTAATATGTCGATTGCAGAAGCAGCTTCAGGAGAATATTCACTGAAAATCATGACGATCGTAGCGTTTACTATGGTGCCAATCGTTTTGGCGTATACAATTTGGAGTTATTACGTGTTCCGTAAACGGTTGACAGGTGATAAGGAGCATCTAGAATACTAA
- a CDS encoding cytochrome ubiquinol oxidase subunit I produces MEEVLLARIQFASTTLFHFIFVPLSIGLALIIAIMQTMYVVKKDEIYLKMTKFWSVFFLINFAIGVVTGIIQEFQFGMNWSAYSRFVGDIFGAPLAVEALLAFFLESTFIGIWIFGWNKLPKKLHLACIWLVSIGTVMSAFWILAANSFMQNPTGYVLQNGRAEMNDVVAVLTNEKLWVAFPHTIFGSFATGAFFVVGVSAWYLIKKRKVDFFKKSLTISLVVGMLSGLGIAFTGHAQAQYLMHAQPMKMAAAEALWEDSGDPAAWTLFAKIDVENRETTKRIDIPYMLSYLTYSEFKGKVSGMNALEQQMIDKHGEGEYLPPVKTTFWSFRIMVVTGGTLLGLGAMGLFLLFRKKIVESVWFLRLLIVGIFLPFIGNSFGWIMSEMGRQPWVVNGLMKTADGISPNVSAGQILFSLISFSTIYTILGIIMVVLFVKFIQRGPEEQPEEDVSATDPFETGGAGHAIK; encoded by the coding sequence TTGGAAGAAGTCTTATTAGCTAGAATCCAATTCGCATCTACTACATTGTTTCACTTCATTTTCGTCCCTTTGTCCATCGGCCTGGCACTGATCATTGCGATCATGCAAACGATGTATGTAGTGAAGAAAGATGAAATTTACTTAAAAATGACGAAATTCTGGAGTGTTTTCTTTCTTATAAACTTTGCGATTGGTGTAGTAACGGGAATCATTCAAGAGTTTCAATTCGGAATGAACTGGTCAGCCTACTCGAGATTCGTTGGAGATATCTTCGGAGCTCCACTAGCGGTAGAAGCGTTACTAGCATTCTTCTTAGAGTCTACATTTATTGGGATTTGGATCTTCGGTTGGAATAAGCTTCCGAAGAAATTACACTTAGCGTGTATTTGGTTAGTATCGATCGGTACGGTCATGTCAGCCTTCTGGATTTTAGCGGCGAATTCGTTCATGCAAAATCCAACAGGTTATGTATTACAAAATGGCCGTGCGGAAATGAATGATGTTGTGGCTGTCTTAACAAATGAAAAACTATGGGTTGCGTTCCCACATACGATTTTTGGTAGTTTTGCTACCGGTGCGTTCTTCGTAGTTGGTGTCAGCGCATGGTACTTGATAAAAAAACGTAAAGTAGATTTCTTTAAGAAGTCTTTAACGATTTCACTAGTAGTCGGTATGTTATCAGGTCTTGGAATAGCATTTACTGGTCACGCACAAGCACAGTATTTGATGCATGCTCAACCAATGAAAATGGCTGCAGCGGAAGCGCTATGGGAAGATAGTGGAGACCCGGCTGCTTGGACGTTGTTCGCCAAGATTGACGTGGAAAATCGTGAGACAACGAAACGTATCGATATACCCTACATGTTGAGCTATTTAACATATAGTGAATTTAAAGGGAAAGTTTCAGGTATGAACGCACTGGAACAACAAATGATCGATAAGCACGGAGAAGGCGAATATCTTCCACCAGTTAAAACAACATTTTGGAGCTTCCGTATAATGGTGGTTACGGGCGGAACACTACTTGGGTTAGGTGCAATGGGTCTGTTCTTGTTGTTCCGTAAGAAGATAGTAGAATCTGTTTGGTTCTTGCGACTTCTAATAGTAGGGATTTTCTTACCGTTCATAGGTAACTCATTTGGTTGGATCATGTCTGAAATGGGACGACAACCTTGGGTAGTAAACGGTTTGATGAAAACGGCTGATGGTATTTCACCAAACGTTTCAGCGGGGCAGATTCTGTTTTCACTCATATCCTTCTCTACTATTTATACGATCCTAGGTATCATCATGGTCGTATTATTTGTGAAATTCATTCAACGAGGTCCAGAAGAGCAGCCGGAAGAGGATGTATCGGCAACAGATCCGTTTGAAACAGGGGGTGCAGGACATGCCATTAAGTGA